ATAACGAGAGTATAAAGTTAAATCCATAAGTCTTGCATAGCCAAATTATAATTTCTATCTGAACAATTTGAGATTCAAAATAACATAACTCATACGAAAATCCTGTCTATGGCATATGCAGCATTGACATAATCTAGACTTTGAGCAAAGGTTCCATTACATAATTACTTAGTCCTTGGAAGTTCTCATTCCATAAGTCAAATCAAATCGAATATTACACATTTAGGGTGGCTCCACCTCTAAGGGTAGCCCTTTCCTCTAGTGTGCCCGTACGGTATAACAGATCCAACGTGTGGCCTACATGTTAGGCTAGCAATGCCCCTGCTAGTTGAGGTCTGAGTCAGATACATCTAGGTTAATGTCATAACCGCCGTTAACTACGATTTTCTAGTCAGAGTCTCCCAAACCAATCCAAACCAAATCACTTATAAAATTCTCTAATGCTTATAACATACTACTAAATTTTATagcaaataaaatatatataagattGCATACtaaaacttaattaaaatttaataaagtcaaataagaaaacatatatgctttacaaaatatataaatattgtctcgtgtgtatttttataaaattataagtttcacaaatcaatatttatttcaaaaattcaaaaatcacaataataaaatattttcaaactccAAAAATAATGATTCAACATaaatattgataataatatatttaaaaataattatagacataatatccactcacaacttgatttcaaagaatCAAAAGCAACTCTAAGCGCGTCAACGAACTATCAAATGATGTCCAATAACTTTACAACTCTAAGAATATGACAATAATGATATTTGTGAGCTACTACTAATATTGTCAATTAATATAATCTTATTCATTTCGGATTTTGCTATACTCACAAGTATAGAGATGACAAAAATTTGATATAGCTAATTATTGAATCAAAGAATTACCTTGAAGCCTCAATAATAACCGGAACTCAAAGGTTGAATACTTTTCTCACTCATTAAGTTAAAACTCCATGATTTGGGGTTGTAATAAATGAAATTTAGATAGATAAAGTTAGAgtagaaaagaagaaggaagtgTGATGAAGAAAAGTGAGTTTGATGATAGTGTATGattgaaataagaaaatataagaAGATGGAAGAGATTTGGAAGATAAGAGGGATGAGGAAGGAGAGAGATGAGATTGAGAAAGGAAGGGAAAGGGCTTCGGGAGCCTTCCTCAAGGGAATAAGAGGAATTAATGGGATTACGTGCTTTTTTCATGttcttccccttttttttccctttttttttcagttataatatttttaactcAACAAATCCCTTAAACGACGTCGCATTGAGCGAAAATTGGGAGGAAACATAAAACGACGTCTTTTTAAGGTTTCTTACATATTAACTTAACGTGCCATATCAGATCTCCGTTAACAGAGATAGTTATAGGGGCAAATGTGGGATATGATTCAATATTTTAGGGTGTTAATTGGATAACTATAAATTTAGAGGGCGAAATTGAAGTCAGTCAAAAATTTTAGGGCCAAAATAGGTTTTAACTAGTGTATCACAGACCAATCGTCAATTCAACACATATCACATCTTATACTTGCTCTAAtctaaattaagaaaaaaagactttacaaataaaatattgtgtgtatatattttattggAAATAGTAGAGCCGTAAAGTATATGGACTTGATGGGAGAGAATAGAATAGACAGTGGACTTCTGGGTTGGGCTTATGGGCTCCATGAAAGATATTAAATACTTtacattttatatatttatctttttaatcactcatatgtttaacaaatttttttaatcaatatatattatttttttgataaattaactatttatatacattactataataaaataaattaaaaagtttttaaacaTATCTAAATCATTAGTATACTAATAATTTTAACtgctatttttaatttatatattatatatttttttaattaaaattaataattaaaagtattaatttattaatgtaTCAATACacttaaatctttttaaataaattaactacATGACTCGCGCGTAGCGCGGGCCATGCTCTAGTTTTATTGGAAATAGTAGAGCCGTAAAGTGTATGGACTTGATGGGAGAGAATAGAATAGACAGTGGGCTTCTGGGCTCCGTGAAACAGCAGAATGGCAGCCCACTTATTTTTCCAAAGCTGTTATGCTGTCTCGCACCAATTTCGTCTCTGATGATTGTAAGTTGTAACAGAATATAAGGTCTTCATGGTGGGGGTTATCTCCAGTCTCCATCTTTGCTGTTCCTCTGTTTTTCAAATTCCTTTTATACAAAACCATAATACTGTGTATCACTTTGCTAATGCCAACTAGTACAGCATATCTTAGTCAATGAAACGTTTCTACTGAGCAAAAAATTGTGTCCAGAATCAGTACAGGGCAAGAAGTGAGTTTGGAACCAATGTTGGCTGTGTTACTTTTCAATTACATCAGTAGCTGCATCTAGAAGTAGTTACTCACTCTGATTGAACTATATTTATCATTcacttttaaaattgtttaatAGCTGATAACATATATAATGCTCATTCATACAGTTTGCAACTTacaatatattattattacaacCAAACTTAATAATAACAATACATATCAGAATGAAATTTGCATTTTTCTCCAAATATATAAAAACGAAAATGCAGGTGTAGCTGCCTAAAACCATGGCAACAAGGCATCAAAATCTTTGAAAGAAGGCATGGAATTATGAATAGTTTGAGGTGGTTTGTTTGTAGTAGGAGCAGCAATAAGAGGCGGTTGTTTGTGAAGTTGATTTGCTTGATGACTTGccgatccaatccaatccgTTGATGAGTTCTTGCCAGTGAGGCTCTGAACAACATCCCTGAAGTTCACGGCATCCGTCTCCACATACCGTGTCTCAATTTGCACTATCTTCGGAGCTTCACCACCCCTCATcctctatcttcttttatttaatGCACTGTGTTTTCTGTATGTAAATGTATATGCatgtttatttatatatactCATATACGCATGCAAGTGGGGCTCTATTTCCGTTTGACTCTTCCATCTTCAAAAGCCCTAATTCaggaaaattttaaataatataaataataaatatatcagATGTTTAATTTATTAGGTTTACGAAAGATTAtcctaatattaagatttaggtgaGTAATTTAAAGGTATAATCTAATTATTGAAAAATgctatttatcttttaaattttagtctttaattaatttttttaaattaaataaaaaataatatttaaaaaatacctaattGTACTGATAATATTTAGACAACATATATTCAAATcaagaaaaataatgaataaagGATCACAAATTTACTTTTTAACCCAACCAAGAGCAATGATTTAAGCACTGAAAATTCCAATAAGATATAcattaattttacaaaattattatttgtacatcaaaatcaattattaaaattagtcacaatgtatttgtatataaaattataaatatatgtgtgatttaatttatttttaatatatatttatattctaatatatattttatactgttAATTGATTTTGATGACTGATTTTAATGTACATATAACATTActcttaattttattatatattacacTCATATGCCATTTTAATATTTTCGGGTTATATATATTTCGTTAACCATTATATTGTTTGAGTTGTAGACTGTAGTCTAAGGATACTGGCTGGAGAGTTGAAACGTCAGAGTCCAAGTCAAATAGCACGCAAGTTGGAATCTGGTCAAGGCCAAGGGATTCATTCAACAAGTCTTAGATTCTCCATTTCGCGTGTCATgaattttttgcttttttctttaCCATTTTTGTCAATTTTCATTGTCATGTGCCATGAAACCCGACCTTGTATTGCACTAATAATGATACTCAAAGTTTGGTATATGATTGGATTTCTAGAAGCTTGTCCCTCAGAATTTGTGGCTGATAATAGATCATGACCATTTATGACTATAAAAATGTTCAACATAATAACTAACCAGATGAAAAATAATACATCCTAGTagacttttttgttttttatctaCTGAAATTCAACGACAACATGATTTGAATATTATCGTCAAACAAAAGAATATTATCCTAAAATGCCATACGTGATTACTaaggaaaaaataattttctcgACATTATTAATGACTAGCTACTCAAAACATTTCTATAAGTACAATTCTAAAATTATctcatatttaattaaaatactatCACAAATAACATTAGTAAGACATAACGATATGTATAATATATCTTGAATAAAGTTGAAAACTATTTCCCAACTCTTATTTTAGagtatttaaataatatataatgtatGATATTAGAATTATTATACCTATACACATGAATCTCTATCTCATCACTATTTATATTAGTGTGTCATATATACTACTCCACATCATATTCATACATTTAAGTTTGTCAACAATTTGCAAAAGAGAAGGATAGCAAACAAATTAAAGTATCatagtaagaaaagaaaagtttaACTTTTGTCTTTATTCTCTTTGAATTCTAATATCTCCTTTATTTAATTTGACCCAAAATTATTAGGATATATTATTGCTTTAATTCTAACATGATAACTTTCTAAATTTGAGACTACACAGAAGATTGAATATTATTATCATCTTGactttttacttttaattttcaCGCATGTTTCTTTTGAACTACAGCAAATAAATTAAAGCCATGAAGCTCAAGTAATAATTGCTAAGACTTACTAATAGGAGAAGAACAATGAGCTTGTGAATCAATGAAGAGTTGGGTGTTTAACAAAATTACCAACCAAAGATCGGAGGCTTTTGAGTATGATTTTTATGAACGTCACAACGATACGTGCGTGCTCTAATAAGAGAAATAGGGAGAAAATAAATTGAGTGTAATGCTCAGGTTTATAACCCGGTGAACCTATATCGTACTATTAATACAGTAATATATTAATCTAtgattaaataatacttgtcTATAATTCTTCTCTAAGAAAATGAGATTTTTCTTTCggtattaaaaatttttcaaggaatgatttaaatttatattGTATTTGGTGTAAAGTATATAAGAGATTgagttatattttaatattttgtatgaaaatattaaatatattaaaattttatgtctaaattaaaattttagttttaatttatgaactctaaatacaatatttttttacattctaaacaaaagaaaaaaaacagtGTGtaggtttttctttttttggtttgCACCAAAGGCACACAAAGTAGACACCCTCATTCATGTGTGCCAACTTGCGTTGGTGTGTGTGGGGCATTTAAGTGCATGCAATATGCATGTATAGAGATTGGCCCACAGGACATGATGCAGGAAAAGTAGCGGTTCCATCTGATGAAATGGGCCAAATGCTGTTGCAACCCAATACAAAAGTCACTGTGAACTGCCAACAATACAAGCTCTAGCTATCAGCCTACTACATCCCTCACCAAAAACCCAAAAAGCTATGAGCCTACTACGgcaagataataataataataataataaagcatgaaataacattctttaatgaaaatttaaattacatttCATGCAAAGATTAGggaataaattgcaagaaagcaTAGTGTCAAAAAAGGTTACAGTTCTGTACAAAATGTGAagatttaaaactttttcaattaattttgatGGGATTATAATTATGTGTAAATTAaataatggaaaaacaaaacataaaatattgGAATGCGCGTGGGAGAGGGAGAGCGAGGCATCCCATCTCATCCCATCCATGATCTGAAGGTGTTCAAATCCATCGTCACTCGttcactcactcactcactaCTCTTTTTGAGTAGAAATGGTAatggtggtggtgatggtggtggAGCTGTAAGTGAATCCCTCAAACGCAAACAGAAACACACACTTTCTTGTGTTTTCATTTTCATGTCTCAGCCCTCAACGAAACGCTCGTCGCCGTCGCCGTCGCCGTCGCCAGCTGAAACAAACAGCTCTATGAAAAAAGCCAAGTCGCAAGGCCTCGCCTGTGCTCTAGACTCCAACGCCATCTCCTCTCACCACCACGACCTCCTTTTCGACTCCATGTCCCACAACGACCCCACCGCCGCCGCTTCCCCCTCtccctccccctccccctcccccaaCAACCCTCGCGCTCCCGCCGCCAACCTCTCCCGCAAGAAAGCCACGCCTCCCCACCCCGCTAAGAAGCTCCTCATCAAGCTCCACAAAGGTGCGCCTCCAATCCCCCTTTCTATTAACCTAATTTCCATTTCTGCTTATATTCTTTAATTCTTCCCGTTTTTCAGCTCATAGGCTTTTTCTCTGTTGATCTGGCTTTTCCAAGTCTATTAAAATGTGAAGCACGATATGAAACAGTTCAGTTTCTTTGGCAAACAATAAGATGGGCTCAATAGGTGTACTTATTTAGGTCATTCTTACGTCTATAGACCCACACAAGTTAATTACTGAGTCAGTCATAACATAGAAGCTCCTAATGTAAGACCCAAACACTCACTTTTGCCTATTAGTTATCGTTCCCCGCCTGTGGTTAACTTTGGACCCTAAGTAGTGCAGCTACCAAGAgaaagaatttaaatttaatgcACTAACTGCCTTTCGATCATATCCTGCCACATTAGAAAATGTGGTTCAGTCTTGCATTTTTCACTTGAATGGTCATGCAAATGCAAAGACTCAATGCATCCAAATTGAAATTCACTTTATATAATGTAAGATACGATATCATGGGATTTAATTTAGAGATATAGCTATCAATAACTTCTACCCTTCTACATCTAAACTTATTTGTATTTTCTTATTATGGTGAATGTATATGTAACACATGGTGGTActataagcttgttttctttaTGCGGAAGCGGAACAtatttgtagtttcttgtttttctttggAAAACAAATTGGCACAGTAGTATTGTAAATAAGTTTGAATATTTAGCTTTACAAAGAGACaacttctaaatttattattcatACGTCCCTGCTTTCCTTTCAAAGGTAAGCCAACACTGCCCACAAATTTTGAGGAGGTTACATGGGCAAAATTGAAGTCTGCTATTTGTGCTATATTCTTGAAGCAACCTGACTCTTGTGATTTGGAAAAGCTTTATCAGGTATTCCTAGATATtctgttattatttattatccACAGTTGGGTTGGCTTGGGTTTGTCCTGTGAATTTTATGGTGAAATAGCTCTTTAGTATTTCATGTTGAACTCTTCTGTAGGCTGTCAGTGATCTTTGCATATATAAAATGGCTGGAAATCTTTATCAGCGAATTGAAACAGAATGCGAAGCACATATATCTACAGCTTTGCAGTCTTTGGTTGGTCAAAGCCCAGATTTGGTTGTTTTTCTATCTCTAGTTGAGAGATGTTGGCAGGATCTTTGTGACCAAATGTTGATGATTCGGGGTATAGCCTTGTATCTGGATAGGACATATGTGAAGCAAACAGCAAATGTACGGTCCTTATGGGACATGGGCTTACAACTTTTCCGCAAACATCTTTCATTATCTCCTGAAGTTGAACACAAAACTGTTACTGGTCTTCTAAGAATGATTGAAAGTGAAAGGTAAATCCTTATGTTACAATCCTAATCTTATAAATGAATGCCAGACCTCTTTATAGATGACTATGTATGCAGGTGGCAGGGAGTGTATTTCCTTGGTTTTTCTATTTGCTGTCATCatagattttattttcttcttgcCATTACCTTGCATGGGGTGAGTTGATATGACACTGATGAGACCATGAGGGAGCATGTGCTGTCAAGAATTAGTAAATACTTGTAATATTCCTGATTTCCTGTTTCAAAATATATCAGTAACCATTGTAACTGGTTGAAATACAAAGGATAATTTTGTGAATAGTTTTGGCTTGAGTagtttgttaattattttttaatgaatttggcCCAGTAGAATACACCTTTATTATATATGACCATTATTTGTGGTTATGTGAATTAATTTATCTCTCTTAACATAAAAAAGATGAgctaaattatcattttttctttttttttttttgggggggggggggggggataaATGTCCTTTTGTGATGGAACTttcatttttctgtttttcgtcTGGCATTTCAGATTAGGTGAAGCAGTGGATAGAACGCTTCTAAACCATCTTTTGAAGATGTTCACAGCACTGGGAATATATGCAGAAAGCTTCGAGAAGCCATTTCTTGAATGCACATCTGAATTTTATGCTGCTGAAGGTATGAAATACATGCAGCAATCAGATGTTCCAGATTATTTGAAGCATGTGGAGGTGCTTCCTTTTCTTTATCCCCTTCTATTATCTTGTTAGCTCCTTTAAGTAGTTCTTTAACTATTGGATCTTGCCATGCCATGTATGTATTTTATCTGATCATGCATAATAGTTATCTTTGCATAGTTGAACCCTTCCTCCATACCACATTGTTTATGTACTGAATGGAGCTTTCATCTCATTTTTGTAGACAAGATTGCAAGAGGAACACGACAGATGCCTGATCTACTTGGATGCGAGTACTAGGAAGCCGCTGATAGCCACAGCAGAAAAGCAACTTCTTGAACGTCATATACCTGCCATTCTTGATAAGGTTGTGACTGTTACCAGCTTCATGATTTTTCTGGGTGttcaccccccccccccccccccaccctCCTTTTTTTCcccatttattgaattttgttttTGGTGTTACAGGGTTTCTCTGTGCTTATGGATGGAAATCGCATTGAAGACCTTCAGAGAATGTACTCACTCTTTTTAAGGGTCAATGCCCTTGAGTCACTAAGACAAGCCCTAAGTTCATATATAAGGAGAACTGGGCAGGCCATTGTTATGGATGAGGAGAAAGATAAAGACATGGTTTCTTCACTTCTGGAGTTTAAGGCTTCTCTTGACAGAATATGGGAAGAAAGTTTTTATAAGAATGAAGTATTCTCTAACACCATTAAAGATTCATTTGAGCATCTTATCAATCTACGACAGGTATTCTCATTTTtatgttgtcattttcctcttTTTGTTAAAGTCTCAAGATAGAAATTCAGTAAGTTGTGGGCCAACTGTTTTGAGTTCTTTTTCCTTTAATTCCTGATACCTTTACTTTCCTGCTCAAGTTTATGGCTACCATTTAACTTCCAAGTTTTTAGTCTTGCAATTGCCACGGACCTGATCCTGTGAGGTAGTAAAAGCAATGTTGCCAAACCATTTTATCCTCTAGCTATCATAAGTAAACATTTTATATCCTAATTCCTAATCATTAAACCAAACCTGATACAAATACCATGGCTGCAGATATCAATATAGCTGATGTCTTTTACATGCCATTGAATTGCTTTCAATGTTTTGCAAATACTATGACTGTGACCGGTTGCTGTGATTGTAATAcaatttttaatagaataaaaaggTGAGTACAGACATCCTTGGATATTTGCACTTCCTTATCAATCAACTTCAGCATAGAATGGCCATAAGCTGTGCTTTAATTTAGAAACATAGCCTAACCCTAACAGCCTTCTTTTTAATGCCAAAGCATTTCAAAGTGTATCACAAGTACACCTGGAGAGGACATCTACCCACTTAGAATTCGAAACAGATTCTTCCGCTAACACTTAGCTACCTTGTAAAAAAAATGAGCtacagtctctgaatcagatctTCATAAGAAACATGCGACAACAAGATCTACGTTAGCTGTTATGTTTTATGGAGCATAACATGctaattttgaataaatttcTGCATCCGTTGTTTATGAATCAACTATATTGTGTCCATGAGAGAGCTTGTGAAATATCAAAGCTCCTCAAGATAGGTGAAGTGGTTGCTTTACACTTGgggattttttctttttctgttttggTGATTTGCAGTCAACTGAGAACTGACTCTGTTGCTATTTTATGTGTGACAGAACCGACCAGCAGAGTTGATTGCCAAGTTCTTAGATGAGAAGCTCCGTGCAGGTAACAAGGGTACTTCTGAAGAGGAATTGGAGGGAACACTTGATAAAGTCCTGGTTTTATTTAGGTTCATTCAGGTTTGTTCAATTTTTCTTTGGTGAATCACCTACACAATAAACACTGTTTTTTgtacttttcaattaaatttctTCTGATATTTTTCTCGATATTGATACTGACAACATTACTTGacattttcttgttttaaagGGCAAAGATGTGTTTGAAGCTTTTTATAAGAAAGATCTTGCAAAAAGACTGCTTTTGGGAAAAAGTGCGTCTATTGATGCAGAGAAGTCTATGATATCCAAGGTTGACAATTTCCTTTACCATTTAATTTCTGAATTACTTAATATACTTTATTATGTTAACCATTTTCTTTCATCAATACAGTTGAAGACTGAGTGTGGCAGTCAGTTCACAAACAAATTGGAAGGAATGTTTAAGGTATAATCTGAATCAATTTATAGGCTAgcaattttattcctttagtaGACTCTTGGTTTGGTACGTATTGGGTGGGTACTCTCTATACCAATCATAGTGTTTTCAATTTCTTCCTTTAATTAAGAATCTGTATCAGATGAGAAATTCTCTTTATAGTCCTTGGTCCCGATTAAGATCCAGCTGTGGGGCTGAAACTGGGTTTTGAATCACAAATTCCCTCTCTATTTGAAGAGCCATTGTGGTTTGAAAAATGAGAAATAAGTCTTCTTCCAGTGAATACTTCTGTAGTTGTGTAAAAATCTACAGCATATCAGCAACTATAGAGTGGTCCCTTGTATGAAATAACTATgacttaaatttaaatttgcTGAATGAACAAAGATTATGGTAACTTTCTTTGATAGTGTCCATTTATGTTAATATTGTGTCCTAATTTGATGGTTCATTGTAACTATGATCAACGTGACCTGACTAACTTAATGGATTACCAAGCTTTTATTTCATAGTTTCTTGCATATTTTCTCCCTCAGGAcattgaattatcaaaagaaataaatgagTCCTTCAAACAGTCATCCCAAGCAAGGACAAAACTCCCATCAGGAATTGAAATGAGTGTTCATGTCCTGACAACTGGGTAAGCTGTTGTCTTTTGTTTCTTAGCTATAATGATCTATAACTTACTGCGCTCAGTTACTCCATTGACTTTAAGTTGCTGGATGTGTGCAGTTACTGGCCAACATATCCACCCATGGATGTTAGACTTCCTCATGAATTGAATGTTTACCAGGTTCAGCACTAGCCCTGATTAATACTCTTCAACTTTTGGTGGCCCTGACAGTGGCTCACCTGACATGGCtgttttcttttccttttccttcAGGATATTTTCAAAGAGTTCTATCTGAGCAAATACAGTGGAAGGCGTTTGATGTGGCAAAATTCATTAGGTCACTGTGTCTTGAAGGCAGAGTTTCCTAAAGGGAAAAAGGAGTTGGCAGTCTCCCTATTTCAGGTTTGCCTATCAAAACCTCTTTATGTAACATCATTTCTTTATCTGTATTGCTGTCTATATAGCACTGCGTACGTTTTTGGATGGATTCATTTTGCATTCCTGGTTGAATTTCAGACTGTTATTTTGATGCTATTCAATGATGCCGAGAAACTGAGCTTTCAAGATATCAAGGACTCTACCAGTATCGAGGACAAAGAACTGAGAAGGACTCTGCAATCGCTTGCATGCGGAAAAGTTCGTGTCCTACAGAAGGTATGTTTGGAATCATTTAGAGAATTACCAgtgtataaaatttattttgtaattatggTCCTTTTTTAGTGTCTTAATGGAGATTTCTTTTGATGAACCTGCAACAGTCGCCGAAGGGTAGAGATGTGGAGGATGATGACTCATTCTCTTTTAATGATGGCTTTACAGCTCCTCTTTACCGTATAAAGGTATCACCCTCATTGCTTAGATCACACTAGGAAACTGATTAAATGAAATCTCAAACTTTCACTTTTGTTTCAATTCTGGAAGTTAAGGACTTTGCTTTTCTTTGGTTTTAGTCCtctcaattttttatttgagttaACTTCACCATCTGGAATACAGGTGAATGCCATTCAGTTGAAGGAGACAGTGGAGGAAAACACAAGCACCACTGAAAGAGTTTTCCAAGACCGTCAGTATCAGGTCAATTTTCTGTTCTCAAAAGCCTTTTCAAGATCATATCTTAGAGGCCAATAGGCCATAGtacatgaaaatattttgtCTTTGTATGTTATTGAAGTTTAAAGAAAAGCTCACTCAAATAAATTCTCAAGCTAAAAGAAAAGCTGTCGGATTCAATAATGAGAAAAGATGTTATCTGAAGAACAATTTTTATGCACTAACACTcccaatcaaatcttttcatttCCGTGACCTTTGAACTTGTAGAGATTTCAAGGGATAAAAGGTGTAAAAAACTGCATTAATTTAATCCTTTCTATATTACATTattaaaattcataaatattaCAATATGGAATTGTAGGTAATTTAGATCaacatatcatatatatatatcatggtagatgtacactaaaattagctaCCAAAATCAGCCATCgtgtatttatgtataaatacatgtgttgTTTAACTCGTTTCCAATGTGTACTTTGTATTCcaacatattttttatactagTGGCTGATTTTGGTGTATAGATAGCATTTTTGTATATCATATATAGGTGTTTgatttgttttctatcttcaacttaagtttataatttt
This sequence is a window from Arachis stenosperma cultivar V10309 chromosome 10, arast.V10309.gnm1.PFL2, whole genome shotgun sequence. Protein-coding genes within it:
- the LOC130955155 gene encoding cullin-4-like, translating into MRVGEGERGIPSHPIHDLKVFKSIVTRSLTHSLLFLSRNGNGGGDGGGAVSESLKRKQKHTLSCVFIFMSQPSTKRSSPSPSPSPAETNSSMKKAKSQGLACALDSNAISSHHHDLLFDSMSHNDPTAAASPSPSPSPSPNNPRAPAANLSRKKATPPHPAKKLLIKLHKGKPTLPTNFEEVTWAKLKSAICAIFLKQPDSCDLEKLYQAVSDLCIYKMAGNLYQRIETECEAHISTALQSLVGQSPDLVVFLSLVERCWQDLCDQMLMIRGIALYLDRTYVKQTANVRSLWDMGLQLFRKHLSLSPEVEHKTVTGLLRMIESERLGEAVDRTLLNHLLKMFTALGIYAESFEKPFLECTSEFYAAEGMKYMQQSDVPDYLKHVETRLQEEHDRCLIYLDASTRKPLIATAEKQLLERHIPAILDKGFSVLMDGNRIEDLQRMYSLFLRVNALESLRQALSSYIRRTGQAIVMDEEKDKDMVSSLLEFKASLDRIWEESFYKNEVFSNTIKDSFEHLINLRQNRPAELIAKFLDEKLRAGNKGTSEEELEGTLDKVLVLFRFIQGKDVFEAFYKKDLAKRLLLGKSASIDAEKSMISKLKTECGSQFTNKLEGMFKDIELSKEINESFKQSSQARTKLPSGIEMSVHVLTTGYWPTYPPMDVRLPHELNVYQDIFKEFYLSKYSGRRLMWQNSLGHCVLKAEFPKGKKELAVSLFQTVILMLFNDAEKLSFQDIKDSTSIEDKELRRTLQSLACGKVRVLQKSPKGRDVEDDDSFSFNDGFTAPLYRIKVNAIQLKETVEENTSTTERVFQDRQYQIDAAIVRIMKTRKVLSHTLLITELFQQLKFPIKPADLKKRIESLIDREYLERDKSNPQIYNYLA